Proteins encoded by one window of Halomonas sp. SH5A2:
- the mnmC gene encoding bifunctional tRNA (5-methylaminomethyl-2-thiouridine)(34)-methyltransferase MnmD/FAD-dependent 5-carboxymethylaminomethyl-2-thiouridine(34) oxidoreductase MnmC encodes MTQRPYPLPPLAALTSPSLTWNDAAPHSDAFDDVYFSRDNGRAETEHVFINANHLPARFAEWRQRRAFVIGETGFGTGLNMLCAWACFAAHAPANARLHLLSTEKYPLDRESLIRALSAWPSLARYAQVLCAQWPEAVSGIHRLHLSEGVTLDLHFGDTTERLSQLDGQVDAWFLDGFAPSKNSEMWQPELFEAMAARSRPGATFATFTCAGIVKRGLKAAGFEWQKVPGFGRKREILAGEIAAPPNDTRRRATPWLTPPDGLDNQHVAVIGAGIAGASVAAALARRGIKVSVVEREVPGAGGSGNRQGALYVKLAAETNHQSRFYLAGLMYTQRWLGQLATDTPVWQQSGVVQLALSDKEARRQQRFMAHHALPEAVVSVHTEGLSEIAGVPVSAQQALFYPQAGWVRPKALCEQLLAHPLISVIQGDVRQLQRDGQHWQLGLANGDTVSADQVVIANAQLANHFAQTAELPLQQVRGQISEVTLPESVKAPQRVVCAGGYVSPPVDGVLTFGASFLPNNDTTQVTASDHQRNIDELRAALPDWVSTLEDAGVELSPESLEGRAAVRAASPDKSPYAGPVPVAEAWQAAYHRLSKDASKVPDSVGEHYPGLWISTAHGSRGLSSAPLCAEVIASRISDDPQPLELPLVDHLHPGRRLISAIIRGTAT; translated from the coding sequence GTGACGCAACGCCCTTACCCTTTGCCGCCTCTCGCGGCGCTAACGTCGCCGTCGCTCACCTGGAACGACGCGGCGCCGCACTCGGACGCCTTCGACGACGTTTATTTTTCCCGCGATAACGGCCGCGCTGAAACCGAGCACGTGTTTATCAACGCCAACCACTTACCCGCCCGCTTTGCCGAGTGGCGGCAGCGGCGCGCCTTTGTGATCGGCGAGACCGGTTTTGGCACCGGGCTAAACATGCTGTGCGCCTGGGCCTGCTTTGCAGCACATGCCCCGGCCAACGCACGGCTTCACCTGTTATCCACAGAGAAATACCCCCTGGATCGCGAATCACTTATCCGCGCATTGAGCGCCTGGCCATCGCTTGCCCGTTATGCACAGGTGCTTTGCGCCCAGTGGCCCGAGGCGGTCAGTGGTATCCACCGTTTGCACCTGAGCGAAGGCGTGACGTTGGATCTGCATTTTGGCGACACCACCGAGCGCCTGTCGCAGTTGGATGGCCAGGTCGATGCCTGGTTTCTGGATGGCTTTGCGCCGTCCAAAAACTCTGAGATGTGGCAACCTGAACTGTTTGAGGCCATGGCGGCCCGCTCGCGCCCCGGCGCGACATTCGCCACTTTCACCTGCGCCGGTATCGTCAAGCGCGGGTTGAAAGCCGCCGGGTTTGAGTGGCAAAAAGTACCAGGCTTTGGACGCAAGCGGGAAATTCTGGCAGGCGAGATCGCCGCGCCACCCAACGACACTCGCCGCCGTGCCACGCCCTGGTTGACCCCGCCTGATGGCCTGGATAACCAACATGTGGCGGTGATTGGCGCAGGCATCGCCGGGGCCAGCGTCGCCGCTGCCCTCGCCAGGCGCGGGATCAAGGTCAGCGTGGTAGAGCGTGAGGTGCCCGGCGCGGGCGGCTCGGGCAATCGCCAAGGAGCGCTATACGTCAAACTGGCCGCAGAGACGAACCATCAAAGCCGGTTTTATTTGGCCGGGCTGATGTATACCCAGCGCTGGCTTGGCCAGTTAGCCACGGATACGCCGGTGTGGCAGCAAAGCGGCGTGGTGCAGCTGGCGTTAAGCGATAAGGAAGCCCGCCGACAGCAGCGCTTCATGGCGCACCATGCACTGCCGGAAGCGGTGGTTTCAGTTCATACAGAAGGATTAAGCGAGATTGCGGGGGTACCGGTCAGCGCCCAGCAAGCGCTGTTTTATCCCCAGGCTGGCTGGGTTCGTCCCAAAGCGCTGTGCGAACAGTTACTCGCGCATCCGCTTATCAGCGTTATACAGGGGGATGTGCGGCAGCTGCAGCGCGACGGGCAGCACTGGCAGCTTGGCCTGGCCAACGGCGATACCGTCAGCGCCGACCAGGTAGTGATCGCCAACGCCCAACTGGCCAACCACTTTGCGCAAACCGCAGAATTGCCGCTCCAGCAGGTTCGTGGTCAGATCAGCGAAGTGACGCTGCCTGAAAGCGTAAAAGCGCCTCAGCGCGTGGTTTGCGCAGGCGGCTATGTCTCGCCTCCCGTCGACGGCGTGCTGACGTTTGGCGCCAGCTTCCTACCCAACAATGACACCACCCAGGTGACGGCTTCCGACCATCAGCGCAATATTGACGAACTGCGAGCGGCATTGCCCGATTGGGTGTCGACCCTTGAAGACGCGGGCGTTGAGCTAAGCCCCGAATCACTCGAGGGCCGGGCCGCCGTGCGTGCGGCAAGCCCGGATAAAAGCCCCTATGCCGGGCCGGTGCCGGTGGCCGAGGCGTGGCAAGCGGCGTATCACCGGCTAAGCAAAGACGCCTCCAAGGTACCTGACAGCGTCGGCGAGCATTACCCGGGGCTGTGGATATCCACCGCCCACGGTTCCCGCGGGCTTTCCAGCGCGCCGCTGTGCGCCGAGGTAATCGCCTCGCGTATCAGCGACGACCCACAGCCATTGGAATTGCCGCTGGTCGATCACCTCCACCCTGGGCGGCGGCTTATCAGCGCGATTATTCGTGGAACGGCAACTTAG
- a CDS encoding ion transporter, whose amino-acid sequence MNFSLKPGAEGLRARLFHIIFESDTPGAKAFDIGLIIAILLSVAVILLDSVEAYAERYGMLFYVLEWIFTILFSIELVLRLYCLERPTLYLKSFYGIVDLIAILPTWLVLLIPGAQGLVIVRILRVLRIFRILRLMEFVGEARLLIDAFKRSLRQIFLFFFAIFMVVTLFAALMYVIETPESGFTSIPMSIYWAIVSMTTVGYGDIVPATSLGKSITVVLMLLGYSIIAVPTGVFSAQVLRSIREDRYSEEACPGCGHERHEKRAYYCLRCGTWLDEDSEDPRKKEEDKQDDNGEDADKNAPQEGDT is encoded by the coding sequence ATGAATTTTTCGTTAAAACCTGGCGCAGAGGGACTCCGCGCACGGCTTTTCCACATCATTTTCGAGTCCGATACGCCGGGCGCCAAAGCCTTCGATATTGGCTTGATAATCGCGATCCTGCTCAGCGTCGCGGTCATACTACTCGATAGCGTTGAGGCCTATGCCGAGCGCTACGGCATGCTTTTTTATGTCCTGGAGTGGATATTCACCATACTGTTCAGCATCGAACTAGTGCTGCGCCTTTACTGCCTGGAGCGCCCGACTCTCTACCTGAAAAGCTTTTACGGCATTGTTGACCTGATCGCCATCCTGCCCACCTGGCTGGTATTGCTTATACCCGGCGCCCAGGGCCTGGTGATTGTGCGGATCCTGCGGGTGCTGCGGATTTTCCGCATTCTGCGGCTGATGGAGTTTGTCGGGGAAGCACGGCTGTTGATCGATGCGTTCAAACGCAGTCTGCGTCAGATTTTTTTGTTTTTCTTCGCCATTTTCATGGTGGTCACGCTATTTGCCGCGCTGATGTACGTCATCGAAACGCCGGAATCCGGCTTTACCAGTATTCCCATGTCGATCTACTGGGCGATCGTCAGCATGACCACGGTGGGCTACGGCGATATCGTACCAGCGACGTCGTTAGGCAAGTCCATCACCGTTGTGCTGATGCTGCTGGGTTACTCGATCATCGCCGTACCGACCGGGGTATTCTCTGCCCAGGTCCTCCGCTCGATCCGCGAGGATCGCTACTCTGAAGAAGCCTGCCCCGGCTGCGGCCACGAGCGCCACGAAAAACGCGCCTACTACTGCCTGCGCTGCGGCACCTGGCTGGATGAAGACAGCGAAGACCCGCGCAAGAAAGAGGAAGACAAGCAAGACGACAACGGAGAAGACGCAGACAAAAACGCGCCTCAGGAGGGTGACACCTGA
- a CDS encoding YheU family protein — translation MSRFIEVPARMLPQETLDALLEAFVTRQGYDTTDTTGEGMHGWVAQLKKQLERNELIIAHDLELEMTEVMTLAQWRSFGRDIADDEEEGDI, via the coding sequence ATGAGCCGTTTTATTGAAGTACCCGCCAGAATGCTGCCGCAGGAAACCCTTGATGCCCTGCTAGAAGCGTTTGTGACCCGCCAGGGCTACGACACGACCGATACCACGGGCGAGGGCATGCATGGCTGGGTAGCGCAGCTTAAAAAGCAGCTTGAGCGCAATGAACTGATCATTGCCCACGATCTTGAACTGGAGATGACCGAGGTGATGACCCTGGCTCAATGGCGTTCGTTTGGCCGCGATATAGCCGACGACGAGGAAGAAGGCGATATCTAA
- a CDS encoding CYTH domain-containing protein produces MKPSTPTEIELKLALASEGPGALSEHPLLQSLTPKRQTLINTYFDTPQGALAEARIAVRLRQVDDQVLQTVKTAGHGGGGFSERQEWEWEVPTLELDTQGLAELPPFQGSLAESIPALVAQLNTDFVRHSWQVTWQESHIELALDQGEIHSGGYRTTICEAELELKQGEPESLWSLALALAEQVPLRPSDSSKAARGNALGTQHWALPEATTPAQWMHRATLALDAYHDSHRAEHLAIAQAALATLASDPTLTEQARNEVEAMHHALDTTNQSNVAYGRAALAFAHRLAHQTALR; encoded by the coding sequence ATGAAACCCTCAACGCCAACCGAGATCGAACTGAAGCTTGCCCTCGCCTCGGAGGGCCCGGGGGCACTTTCCGAGCATCCCCTGTTGCAGTCGCTGACGCCTAAGCGGCAAACCCTCATCAATACCTATTTCGATACGCCCCAGGGAGCGCTTGCAGAAGCACGCATTGCCGTGCGACTTCGTCAGGTGGATGATCAGGTACTGCAAACGGTCAAAACGGCGGGTCATGGTGGCGGTGGATTTTCCGAGCGACAGGAATGGGAATGGGAGGTGCCGACACTAGAGCTGGATACCCAAGGATTAGCTGAACTACCGCCTTTTCAGGGTTCGCTCGCCGAGTCGATTCCCGCCCTTGTGGCGCAGTTGAATACCGATTTTGTGCGCCACAGCTGGCAGGTAACATGGCAGGAAAGCCATATCGAATTGGCGCTGGACCAGGGTGAGATCCATAGCGGCGGCTATCGAACAACCATTTGCGAGGCCGAGCTGGAACTCAAACAGGGCGAACCCGAATCGCTGTGGTCTCTAGCCCTGGCACTTGCCGAGCAGGTGCCACTGCGCCCTTCCGACAGCAGCAAGGCGGCCCGCGGTAACGCCCTGGGCACTCAACACTGGGCATTGCCCGAGGCAACAACGCCTGCCCAGTGGATGCACCGCGCCACCTTGGCGCTGGACGCCTACCACGACAGCCACCGCGCCGAACACCTGGCCATCGCCCAGGCAGCGCTTGCCACGCTGGCGTCCGACCCGACGCTTACCGAGCAGGCGCGCAACGAGGTCGAGGCAATGCACCATGCGCTGGACACCACTAACCAGTCCAACGTTGCCTATGGCCGGGCGGCGTTAGCGTTTGCCCATCGCCTGGCGCATCAAACCGCGCTACGCTAG
- the ligA gene encoding NAD-dependent DNA ligase LigA codes for MSQPAPNVRQEVSQLRAELDDANYRYYVLDEPTLSDADYDRKFQRLKVLEDDNPELVSPDSPTQRVGAAPADGFPEVAHAIPMLSLDNAFSRDDIQAFAERVAERLENEADAIEFSCEPKLDGAAVSLVYEQGVLVSGATRGDGRTGEGITSNLRTLRSVPLKLMGENVPELLEVRGEVIMRHAGFEALNERAREEGSKVFANPRNAAAGSLRQLDPRITAKRPLEFHAYQAARLEPDLSDTTHSALMSRLSTLGFRTSAERVTMSGPKAVADYCEQLGEKRDQLGYDIDGVVIKVNDLRHQRELGFVARAPRWAVAFKFPAQEEVTTLNEVEFQVGRTGAITPVARLEPVTVAGVTVSNATLHNADEITRLGVMIGDTVAIRRAGDVIPQVVRVDTDKRPADARPIIFPDRCPVCGSEIERIADEAVARCSGGLYCAAQRKEALKHFASRKALDVDGLGEKLIEQLVDLDWVKTPADLFHLTIEQLQSLPRMGEKSSRNLVNALDNAKSTTLARFIYALGIREVGEATASNLANHFGTLQALQDADQAGLEAVNDVGPVVAAHLYTFFRQPHNLETLQALIDAGVTWQEAEVTQGPTPLDGQTWVLTGTLESMTRDEGKARLQALGAKVSGSVSKKTACLVAGEAAGSKLTKAEQMGVDVIDEAAFIERLAEWEQHE; via the coding sequence ATGAGTCAGCCTGCCCCCAATGTGCGGCAAGAAGTCAGCCAGCTTCGCGCCGAGCTGGACGACGCCAACTACCGCTACTATGTGCTGGATGAGCCCACGTTATCCGACGCGGACTACGACCGTAAATTTCAGCGTTTAAAAGTCCTCGAAGACGATAACCCTGAGCTTGTCTCGCCGGATTCCCCAACCCAACGAGTGGGCGCTGCTCCGGCCGATGGCTTTCCCGAAGTGGCCCACGCCATTCCCATGCTGTCGTTGGATAATGCCTTTAGCCGCGACGATATTCAGGCGTTTGCCGAGCGCGTTGCCGAACGTTTGGAGAACGAGGCGGACGCTATCGAGTTCAGCTGCGAGCCCAAGCTTGATGGCGCTGCGGTGTCGTTGGTTTACGAGCAGGGCGTGCTGGTCAGCGGGGCGACCCGCGGCGATGGCCGCACCGGCGAAGGCATTACCTCCAACCTGCGCACGCTGCGCTCGGTGCCTCTGAAACTGATGGGGGAGAACGTCCCCGAGCTGCTGGAAGTGCGCGGCGAGGTAATCATGCGCCATGCGGGCTTTGAAGCGCTCAACGAACGCGCCCGGGAAGAAGGCAGTAAGGTATTTGCCAACCCGCGTAACGCAGCGGCGGGTAGCCTGCGCCAGTTAGATCCGCGGATTACCGCTAAACGGCCGCTGGAGTTTCATGCCTATCAGGCGGCCCGGCTTGAGCCCGACCTGAGCGATACGACCCATAGCGCCTTGATGTCGCGGTTATCCACACTCGGCTTTCGCACCAGCGCCGAGCGCGTCACCATGAGCGGCCCGAAAGCCGTCGCAGATTACTGCGAACAGCTCGGCGAGAAGCGCGACCAGCTTGGCTATGATATCGATGGCGTGGTGATCAAGGTGAACGATCTGCGCCATCAGCGAGAGCTGGGCTTTGTCGCCCGGGCGCCGCGCTGGGCAGTGGCGTTCAAGTTCCCTGCCCAGGAAGAAGTCACCACGCTCAACGAGGTGGAATTTCAGGTGGGCCGTACCGGCGCCATTACCCCGGTAGCAAGGCTTGAGCCGGTAACAGTAGCAGGCGTGACGGTTTCCAATGCCACGCTGCACAATGCCGATGAAATTACCCGTTTGGGCGTCATGATCGGCGATACCGTCGCGATTCGTCGCGCCGGTGATGTGATTCCCCAGGTGGTCCGGGTGGATACCGACAAGCGCCCCGCGGATGCCCGGCCCATTATCTTTCCCGACCGTTGCCCGGTGTGCGGCTCAGAGATCGAGCGTATCGCCGATGAGGCCGTTGCCCGCTGCTCTGGAGGGCTTTACTGCGCCGCCCAGCGCAAAGAAGCGTTGAAGCATTTTGCCAGCCGCAAGGCGCTGGATGTGGACGGTCTGGGCGAAAAGCTGATCGAGCAACTCGTTGACCTGGACTGGGTGAAAACCCCGGCAGACTTGTTTCATCTGACCATTGAGCAACTGCAAAGCCTGCCACGCATGGGGGAAAAGTCGTCTCGCAACCTGGTCAATGCCCTGGATAACGCCAAATCGACAACGCTGGCGCGATTTATCTACGCATTGGGTATCCGCGAAGTGGGTGAAGCAACGGCTTCCAACCTGGCCAATCACTTCGGCACCCTCCAGGCATTGCAGGACGCCGACCAGGCAGGGCTGGAAGCGGTAAACGATGTCGGGCCGGTAGTCGCGGCTCACCTGTACACCTTTTTCCGCCAGCCGCATAACCTGGAAACACTCCAGGCGCTGATAGACGCTGGCGTCACCTGGCAAGAGGCAGAGGTCACCCAAGGCCCCACGCCCCTTGACGGCCAAACCTGGGTGCTCACCGGCACGCTTGAGTCGATGACCCGGGACGAAGGCAAGGCACGCCTGCAGGCGCTGGGCGCCAAGGTGTCAGGCAGTGTCTCCAAGAAAACCGCCTGCCTGGTGGCGGGTGAAGCCGCCGGCAGCAAGCTCACCAAGGCCGAGCAGATGGGCGTCGACGTCATCGATGAAGCGGCCTTTATAGAACGATTGGCAGAGTGGGAGCAGCACGAATGA
- a CDS encoding 5'-nucleotidase, lipoprotein e(P4) family, translated as MTLSRYRNVATLAALASLASLPLAGQAVANDDTSCAQAEYAMGLRFQQQSAEAIALQRQGFELATYRLEEQIEAHGGDADLAIITDLDETVLDNSALLVRDMQACHDFTTWDTWKHWEREGDPRLIPGAKDFLEFADEHDVAIYYVSDRYQENKADTLATLEAMELPQVSEDSVKLLGPPKSERRAEVEDGHTLVMQLGDSLHDFAGEFAEANLEEQRTLVDENADRFGKDWIVFPNATYGDWSDAELNAWDAPHEVE; from the coding sequence ATGACACTATCGCGTTACCGCAATGTAGCCACCCTGGCGGCCTTGGCAAGCTTGGCGAGTCTTCCGCTCGCGGGGCAGGCAGTGGCGAATGATGATACGAGTTGCGCCCAGGCTGAGTACGCCATGGGGCTGCGTTTTCAGCAGCAATCCGCCGAAGCTATTGCCCTGCAGCGTCAGGGGTTTGAGCTGGCTACCTATCGCCTTGAAGAGCAGATCGAAGCCCATGGCGGCGATGCCGATCTGGCGATCATTACCGACCTTGACGAAACAGTACTGGATAATAGTGCCTTGCTAGTGCGTGATATGCAGGCCTGCCATGACTTCACCACCTGGGATACCTGGAAACACTGGGAGCGCGAAGGGGATCCGCGTTTGATTCCCGGCGCGAAAGACTTCCTGGAATTTGCCGATGAGCACGACGTGGCGATCTACTATGTCTCTGATCGCTACCAGGAAAATAAGGCCGACACCCTGGCCACGCTTGAGGCAATGGAACTCCCTCAGGTCTCTGAAGACAGTGTGAAATTGTTGGGACCACCCAAGTCGGAGCGTCGCGCAGAGGTTGAGGACGGGCATACGCTGGTGATGCAACTCGGCGATTCGCTGCACGACTTTGCCGGTGAGTTTGCTGAGGCGAACCTGGAAGAGCAGCGCACATTGGTCGACGAAAATGCCGACCGCTTTGGCAAAGACTGGATTGTTTTCCCCAACGCAACGTATGGGGATTGGAGCGATGCCGAGCTAAACGCTTGGGACGCCCCGCACGAAGTGGAGTGA
- a CDS encoding TIGR00153 family protein: MVTSNPFSSMFGRSPFQPLLAHIVKANECADQLLPFFEATLAGDWESAGQLRENVTRLEHDADVLKTELRLNLPSTMFLPVSRSDLLDLISVQDKIANKARDITGIMLGRKMSVPAELADPMRDYIRTSVACVAQARQALEELKDLLESGFGRNVSDVMQNMIRELHTLEHQADDQQVAIRRQLFSLESELPPVDVVFLYQIIDWVGELSDRAERVGSRLQIMTAN; encoded by the coding sequence ATGGTTACTTCCAACCCTTTTTCCTCGATGTTTGGCCGCTCGCCATTCCAGCCGCTACTCGCTCACATCGTCAAGGCGAACGAGTGTGCCGATCAACTCCTGCCCTTCTTTGAAGCGACGCTGGCAGGCGATTGGGAGAGCGCTGGGCAACTGCGCGAAAACGTCACCCGCTTAGAGCACGATGCTGACGTACTCAAGACCGAGCTACGTTTGAACCTTCCCAGCACCATGTTTTTGCCTGTTTCACGCTCCGATCTGCTCGACCTGATCAGCGTACAGGACAAGATCGCTAATAAAGCGCGCGACATTACCGGCATTATGCTGGGCCGTAAAATGTCTGTGCCTGCCGAGTTGGCTGACCCCATGCGTGACTACATCCGCACCAGTGTGGCCTGTGTGGCGCAAGCCCGCCAGGCGCTGGAAGAGCTCAAGGACCTTTTGGAGTCAGGCTTCGGGCGCAACGTCTCGGACGTGATGCAAAACATGATCCGCGAACTGCATACCCTTGAGCACCAGGCGGACGACCAGCAGGTCGCGATCCGTCGCCAGTTGTTCAGCCTGGAAAGTGAGTTGCCTCCGGTCGATGTGGTCTTCCTTTACCAGATTATCGACTGGGTGGGCGAGCTTTCCGACCGCGCTGAACGGGTCGGTAGCCGCCTGCAGATCATGACCGCCAACTAA
- a CDS encoding YciI family protein, which produces MLYAIISEDTANSLERRLAARPDHLARLEALRDEGRLVLAGPHPAIDANDPGEAGFSGSLVIAEFDSLEDAKSWADADPYVIAGVYAQVTVKPFKKVLP; this is translated from the coding sequence ATGCTATATGCCATCATCAGTGAAGATACGGCTAACAGCCTGGAACGCCGCCTGGCCGCCCGGCCCGACCACCTCGCGCGCCTGGAAGCCTTGCGCGACGAAGGGCGCCTGGTGCTTGCAGGCCCCCACCCGGCCATTGATGCCAACGACCCTGGCGAAGCCGGCTTCAGCGGCAGCCTGGTAATTGCCGAGTTTGACAGCCTGGAAGACGCCAAAAGCTGGGCCGATGCCGACCCTTACGTGATCGCCGGTGTTTACGCTCAGGTGACCGTCAAACCATTCAAGAAAGTTTTACCTTGA
- a CDS encoding PHP domain-containing protein, translating into MPMPRLPATFETDQRYPVDLHMHSTASDGALTPTQLVTLCAERGLTHMALTDHDTMDGVAEAGQAAASAGVCLLPGCELSTRWQGINIHMVALMPGGLQGPLVEGLTHQREARIKRADVIAERLEKAGLTDALAKAREQAGSDRPLGRPDFARALVADGLVADWASAFKRFLGSGKRGDVKAHWPEISDAVGWVVASGGVAVLAHPLRHGLTRRKRGLLMDTFQAAGGQAVELVSGHQNPDSTRDLARQLVERELYASMGSDFHFPGSHAAPGSMSLIPRTAAPPIWQHPRLRHLQDAPAGPLAAA; encoded by the coding sequence ATGCCTATGCCCCGACTTCCTGCTACGTTCGAGACCGACCAGCGTTACCCCGTTGACTTGCACATGCATTCGACGGCATCCGACGGTGCCTTGACGCCGACGCAACTCGTCACGCTGTGCGCCGAACGTGGCCTGACCCACATGGCGTTGACCGATCACGATACCATGGATGGCGTGGCGGAGGCGGGCCAGGCGGCTGCATCCGCGGGCGTGTGTCTGCTGCCTGGCTGTGAGTTATCCACTAGGTGGCAGGGTATCAATATTCACATGGTGGCGCTGATGCCGGGCGGCCTTCAGGGCCCGCTGGTCGAAGGGCTGACCCACCAGCGCGAGGCGCGTATCAAACGCGCCGACGTGATCGCCGAGCGGCTTGAAAAAGCCGGCCTGACTGACGCCCTGGCCAAGGCCCGTGAACAGGCGGGGAGCGACCGACCGCTGGGTCGCCCCGACTTTGCCCGTGCCCTGGTGGCAGATGGCCTGGTGGCCGATTGGGCCAGCGCCTTTAAACGCTTTTTGGGCAGCGGCAAGAGAGGTGATGTAAAGGCCCACTGGCCGGAAATCAGCGACGCGGTTGGCTGGGTTGTCGCGTCGGGTGGCGTGGCGGTGCTGGCCCATCCGCTGCGACACGGCCTGACCCGGCGCAAGCGTGGCCTGTTGATGGATACCTTTCAGGCCGCCGGTGGGCAGGCGGTGGAACTGGTCAGCGGCCACCAAAACCCGGACAGCACCCGCGATCTGGCGCGCCAGTTGGTAGAACGCGAGCTATACGCCTCGATGGGCAGCGATTTTCACTTTCCCGGCAGCCACGCCGCCCCCGGCAGTATGAGCTTGATACCGCGCACCGCGGCGCCACCCATCTGGCAGCATCCGCGTTTACGTCACCTGCAAGACGCACCGGCTGGGCCTCTGGCCGCTGCATAA
- a CDS encoding L-threonylcarbamoyladenylate synthase, translating to MSQYFQIHPENPQKRLIDQAIEIIHKGGVVAYPTDSGYALGCHLGEKKAIEKIKWLRSLDDKHNFTLVCSDLSQIGTYAKVDNDVFRLLKAHTPGPYTFILDASTEVPRLLLHPKRRSIGVRVPDHRITHALLDALGEPLMSVTLIPVGEDLPMSDAEDIRERFGAHLDLIIDGGACHLDPTSVIDLRELPPKIVREGRGDIAPFTV from the coding sequence ATGAGCCAATACTTTCAGATTCATCCTGAGAACCCGCAAAAACGCCTGATCGACCAAGCCATCGAGATTATCCACAAAGGCGGCGTGGTGGCGTACCCCACCGATTCCGGCTATGCGCTGGGGTGCCACTTGGGCGAGAAAAAAGCCATCGAGAAAATCAAATGGCTGCGCTCGCTGGACGATAAGCACAACTTCACCCTGGTGTGTTCGGATCTGTCGCAGATCGGCACCTACGCCAAGGTCGATAACGACGTGTTCCGGTTGCTCAAGGCGCATACGCCTGGCCCCTACACCTTCATTTTAGATGCCAGCACCGAAGTGCCGCGTCTTCTGCTGCATCCCAAACGCCGCTCTATCGGTGTTCGCGTGCCGGATCACCGCATCACCCACGCGCTGTTGGATGCGCTGGGCGAGCCGCTGATGAGCGTCACCCTGATCCCCGTCGGCGAGGACCTGCCGATGAGCGACGCCGAAGATATCCGCGAGCGGTTTGGCGCGCACCTGGATCTGATCATTGACGGCGGCGCCTGCCACCTGGATCCCACCAGCGTCATCGATCTGCGCGAACTGCCGCCCAAGATCGTCCGCGAAGGACGCGGGGATATCGCGCCCTTTACTGTTTAA